A window from bacterium encodes these proteins:
- the recA gene encoding recombinase RecA gives MIMDKEKALSMAISQIEKDFGKGAIMRLGEKDVADIAVIPTGSISLDIALGVGGIPKGRVTEIFGPESSGKTTLALHILAEAQKQGGQVAFIDAEHALDPIYAQRLGVNIEDMLVSQPDNGEQALEIAESLIRSSAVDVVVIDSVAALVPKAELEGEMGESVMGLQARLMSQALRKLTGYISKSKTSAIFINQIREKIGVFFGNPETTTGGRALKFYSSVRLEVRRIESIKSGSELVGNRVRVKVVKNKVAPPFKEAELDIYYGKGISREGALINAALQYKIFEKKGSYIQYEGTSIGQGMENTIESLRQNESLYKEVESKVFELSGFKPKKEEVENEKN, from the coding sequence AGAGAAAGATTTTGGAAAAGGCGCTATAATGCGGCTTGGAGAGAAAGATGTTGCAGATATTGCTGTTATTCCGACTGGCTCAATTTCTCTTGATATTGCTTTAGGTGTTGGTGGAATTCCTAAAGGTAGGGTAACAGAAATATTTGGTCCTGAATCATCTGGAAAGACTACTCTTGCGTTGCATATATTGGCTGAAGCTCAGAAGCAAGGTGGACAGGTTGCTTTTATTGATGCTGAGCACGCTTTAGACCCTATCTATGCGCAGAGATTGGGCGTTAATATTGAAGATATGCTTGTAAGCCAACCTGACAACGGTGAGCAGGCGCTTGAAATAGCTGAATCTTTAATAAGAAGTAGCGCTGTGGATGTTGTTGTAATAGACTCTGTTGCTGCTTTGGTGCCAAAAGCTGAACTTGAAGGAGAGATGGGTGAAAGTGTTATGGGGTTACAAGCAAGGTTAATGTCGCAGGCGTTGAGGAAACTAACAGGGTATATAAGTAAATCGAAAACTTCTGCGATTTTTATTAACCAGATAAGAGAAAAAATAGGAGTCTTTTTTGGTAACCCTGAAACAACCACGGGTGGAAGGGCGTTAAAATTTTATTCTTCTGTAAGGTTGGAGGTTAGAAGAATCGAGAGTATAAAGAGCGGTTCTGAATTGGTAGGTAATAGAGTAAGGGTTAAGGTTGTAAAAAATAAGGTTGCGCCCCCTTTTAAAGAGGCTGAACTGGATATCTACTACGGTAAAGGTATTAGTAGGGAAGGGGCGTTGATAAATGCTGCTTTGCAATATAAAATTTTTGAAAAGAAGGGTAGTTATATACAATATGAAGGTACTTCTATTGGGCAAGGGATGGAAAATACCATTGAAAGTTTGAGACAGAATGAAAGTCTTTATAAAGAGGTAGAGTCTAAAGTTTTTGAATTATCTGGGTTTAAACCTAAAAAAGAAGAGGTTGAAAATGAAAAAAATTAA
- a CDS encoding Gfo/Idh/MocA family oxidoreductase has protein sequence MKKINVGLIGYKFMGKAHSHAYKDAGIFFDLPILPVMKVICGRTEGPLKMAKEKFGWEEYETDWKKVVKRDDIDLIDITSPPDAHKSIAVTAAKEGKTLFCEKPLAATLKEGYEMLEAVEKYKVKHAICFNYRKLPAIGLAKNLIDSGKIGKIYHIRASYLQDWILDPQFPLVWRLDKKVAGSGAHGDLNAHLIDLARYLVGEFEEVTGVKETFIKERPLIQETGILETGLKDKSKSEKTGKVTVDDTTLFLARFTNGAIGSFEATRFAAGRKNGQRFEINGSKGSIFFNLERLNELQYYSVDEPESTQGFKTIIATDASHPYAANWWPAGHIIGYGDSFVNMVADICTAIAEDKNPVPNFYDGIKCLEVLNAVEESASKKNWVKIKK, from the coding sequence ATGAAAAAAATTAATGTTGGTCTTATAGGTTATAAATTTATGGGTAAAGCTCACTCTCATGCTTATAAAGATGCTGGAATATTTTTTGATTTACCCATCTTGCCTGTAATGAAAGTTATATGCGGTAGGACAGAAGGGCCATTAAAAATGGCAAAAGAAAAGTTTGGGTGGGAAGAATATGAAACTGATTGGAAGAAGGTTGTCAAAAGAGATGATATAGACTTAATTGATATAACAAGCCCACCTGATGCTCACAAATCTATAGCCGTTACTGCTGCAAAAGAAGGGAAAACTCTATTTTGCGAAAAACCTCTTGCTGCTACCCTAAAAGAAGGGTATGAAATGTTGGAAGCTGTTGAAAAATATAAAGTGAAACACGCAATATGTTTTAATTATAGAAAACTTCCTGCTATTGGGCTTGCAAAAAATCTTATAGATTCAGGAAAGATAGGTAAGATATACCATATTAGAGCCTCTTATCTTCAAGACTGGATTCTTGACCCTCAGTTTCCTCTTGTTTGGCGACTTGATAAGAAGGTTGCAGGTAGTGGAGCTCACGGTGATTTGAATGCTCATCTTATAGATTTGGCAAGATACCTTGTGGGTGAATTTGAAGAAGTTACAGGAGTTAAAGAGACTTTTATAAAAGAGAGACCATTGATTCAAGAAACTGGTATTCTTGAAACAGGGCTTAAAGATAAATCTAAATCCGAAAAGACAGGGAAAGTTACTGTCGATGATACAACCCTTTTTCTTGCAAGGTTTACAAACGGTGCTATAGGTTCTTTTGAAGCAACACGGTTTGCTGCTGGAAGAAAAAATGGACAAAGGTTTGAAATTAATGGAAGTAAAGGAAGCATTTTTTTCAACCTTGAAAGGTTAAACGAACTACAATATTATAGTGTTGATGAACCAGAATCTACCCAAGGTTTTAAAACCATTATTGCTACAGACGCTTCACATCCTTATGCCGCTAACTGGTGGCCTGCAGGTCATATTATAGGTTATGGGGATTCTTTTGTGAATATGGTTGCAGATATATGTACTGCTATTGCTGAAGATAAGAATCCTGTCCCTAATTTTTATGATGGCATAAAGTGTCTTGAGGTTTTAAATGCTGTTGAAGAATCTGCGTCAAAGAAAAATTGGGTTAAAATAAAAAAATAA
- a CDS encoding Do family serine endopeptidase, whose translation MKRRYFISGVTIGFLFFIFSYYGFSFMEKHSFGRLRSKDSPYVFTGVGPEITNLQNSFVNIAKAVKPSVVQITTEKVVTQRYWDPFGDFEGFFRSPFDDFFRTPRRQQQQQPKTFERKQQGLGSGFIVDEKGYIITNNHVIRDVDKILVTLNDGTHKYEAKVVGSDPKTDLALIKIEAKEMLPAVKLGDSESLQPGEWVMAIGNPMGLSATVTVGVISAKGRSGFHITQYEDFIQTDAAINPGNSGGPLVNINAEVIGINTFIVSPQVGQNLGFAIPVNMAKHVFTQLRDKGKVVRGYLGIVHQPLDEDLAKSFGLKNTKGALVLDVMPDTPASSAGIKTEDVILVFDGKTIEDTKELQMKVADTPVGKKVKIIVWRDKKEVQLNLVVGEMPSDEQLASITEDSAWRGIKVTGLTDDIKEKYKVEGTSGVVVVSVEPGSPADEVELTVGTIILAIEGKSIKGLSDYKDVVRKLSSKSNARIRIKKGANIRVLLLKGEK comes from the coding sequence ATGAAAAGAAGATATTTCATATCTGGCGTAACGATAGGGTTCTTATTTTTTATATTTAGTTATTACGGTTTTTCTTTTATGGAGAAACATAGTTTTGGTAGGTTACGTTCAAAAGATTCTCCTTATGTTTTTACCGGTGTTGGTCCTGAAATTACAAATTTGCAGAACTCTTTTGTTAATATTGCAAAGGCTGTAAAACCTTCTGTAGTTCAGATAACTACCGAAAAAGTTGTAACTCAGAGGTATTGGGATCCGTTTGGTGATTTTGAAGGTTTTTTCCGTTCGCCATTCGATGATTTTTTTAGAACTCCACGAAGACAACAGCAACAGCAACCAAAAACTTTTGAAAGGAAACAGCAAGGGCTTGGTTCAGGTTTTATTGTTGACGAGAAAGGTTATATTATTACAAATAACCACGTAATAAGAGATGTTGATAAGATACTGGTTACATTGAACGACGGAACCCATAAGTATGAAGCAAAAGTTGTTGGGAGCGACCCCAAGACAGACCTTGCTTTGATAAAGATTGAAGCAAAAGAGATGCTACCGGCTGTTAAATTGGGAGATTCAGAGTCACTTCAACCTGGTGAGTGGGTTATGGCTATTGGTAACCCTATGGGGTTGTCTGCAACTGTTACTGTTGGGGTTATAAGCGCAAAAGGTAGAAGTGGGTTCCATATTACCCAGTATGAAGATTTTATTCAGACAGATGCTGCTATCAATCCAGGAAATTCTGGCGGTCCTTTGGTAAATATTAACGCTGAAGTAATAGGTATAAACACCTTTATAGTTTCACCTCAGGTTGGTCAGAACCTTGGTTTTGCTATACCTGTTAATATGGCTAAGCATGTTTTTACTCAACTTAGAGATAAAGGAAAAGTTGTTAGAGGGTATCTTGGTATTGTACACCAACCTTTAGATGAAGACCTTGCAAAATCTTTTGGACTGAAAAACACTAAGGGTGCTCTTGTTTTAGATGTAATGCCTGATACTCCTGCTTCGTCTGCTGGTATAAAAACTGAGGATGTTATACTGGTTTTTGACGGTAAAACTATTGAAGACACAAAAGAGTTGCAGATGAAGGTTGCGGATACTCCTGTTGGTAAGAAAGTTAAGATAATTGTTTGGCGAGACAAGAAAGAAGTTCAATTAAACTTGGTAGTAGGAGAGATGCCTTCTGATGAACAGTTGGCATCAATAACAGAAGATTCCGCTTGGAGAGGGATTAAGGTTACAGGTCTCACTGATGATATTAAAGAAAAATATAAGGTTGAAGGAACTTCTGGTGTTGTTGTGGTTTCTGTTGAACCGGGTTCTCCTGCTGATGAAGTTGAACTTACAGTTGGAACTATTATTCTTGCAATAGAAGGTAAAAGCATAAAAGGTTTGTCGGACTATAAAGATGTGGTTAGAAAATTATCTTCAAAATCTAATGCAAGGATTAGAATTAAAAAAGGAGCAAATATAAGGGTGCTCCTATTAAAGGGTGAAAAATAA
- a CDS encoding RecX family transcriptional regulator, with protein sequence MKNKSIYLSALKLISRKDYSEVELKNRLTSIYANISDTELNQTIEELKNKRYLDDFELAYFIVEKFLTKKKGYHYIISVLKYKQIKEEVIKNIEENFDYRKEFEIAKKFFTEKVKNRSSLQVLRMLSRRGFSFTTLEKVSEHFYKPEGE encoded by the coding sequence GTGAAAAATAAAAGTATATATTTATCGGCTTTAAAGCTTATCTCCAGAAAAGATTATTCTGAAGTCGAACTAAAAAATAGATTGACTTCTATTTATGCGAACATTTCAGATACTGAGTTGAACCAAACTATTGAGGAGTTGAAAAACAAAAGATATCTGGACGATTTTGAGCTTGCATATTTTATTGTAGAAAAATTTCTTACTAAAAAGAAAGGGTACCATTATATAATTTCTGTTCTGAAATATAAACAAATAAAAGAAGAGGTAATCAAAAATATCGAAGAAAATTTTGATTATCGTAAGGAATTTGAGATAGCTAAAAAGTTTTTTACTGAAAAAGTTAAAAATAGAAGTTCTTTACAAGTTTTAAGGATGTTAAGTAGGAGAGGTTTCTCTTTTACTACATTAGAAAAAGTGTCTGAACATTTTTATAAACCTGAAGGAGAATAA